The following nucleotide sequence is from Trifolium pratense cultivar HEN17-A07 linkage group LG2, ARS_RC_1.1, whole genome shotgun sequence.
AAACCTCCTGACAGTTGTTTTGgtgatttgatttattttagaAGCAACACGGTGACTTAATGGTCATTGATGTTCGTTGTGTTCCATCAGATTTTCATGCCAGATATAAAGCACAAGAACGCACGTGAGTTACAGATGCACTTATACTATTATTATCTACCTTCACTGCCTTTTGTCAagttctattttattttaggagtGTTATTCGTACTGGCTCCTTATTGTATTTGTATATGATAGGGACGATTAAGAATATCACAGTAAGGTTCATGTTGGGTTTTCTGAGGATGAATATTTTATCATGGATCaccaattattatattttgttatgaTCATGCTGTAATCGGTAATTGTTTGAAATTTGCTCCAGATACTTCTATCGCCTGTTGTCTGGGCCAGAGCCTTTGTCAACCTTGGAGAAAGATCGAGCATGGCATGTACAGGAGGATCTTAATCTTCCAGCAATGCAAGTTAGTTAACAGTTACTTATATTTAGTAGGTTACTATGCTTTCAGAACTATCATATGAGATGCAAGTAATTAATGATATCCATGCAGGAAGCATGCAGAGTTCTAGTTGGACATCATGATTTTAGTTCCTTCAGGGCAACTGGTTGTCAGGTGGTTTCTTTTCTCCAATGTTGTAACCAATAATAATTTACAAATAGATAAAATTCCAACTAATCAATTAATTTTACCTAAAATGGAACCTTGTTCGCACATTGACCCTCTTCTGTATGGTGAACTTCACAATTATCACATAGCAGTTGTCATTACATTATCATTTGAAGGATTAATTTTAGTTTAATACTCCCTGTAATTGTGTATGGAAGCTTAAGTGTTTTTTACCGTGTCTATTCCCCTTTCCTTTTCAAAATAAGAGGTCCTGTTTTGAAGTTCTATATTGTATCGTGCAAACTTTATTTGACTATCCATAAAATATGACTTACAAATTGCCCCATTACAGGCAAAATCACCAATTAGGTCTTTAGATGAACTCAGCGTCGTTGAAGTAATTCAAAGTCCATATTTTCCATCTTTAATGGATAGAGAACGACAAATGAAAGTCACTGATGATCTCCATGACTGTCACAGCAACTCTGAAGCTGTCATTCCTCTTAGCTCTAGTGCAAGAATCAATGAAGTACAAACAACAAATGAAGATGTGGAATTTGGTAAAAGAAGGTTTCATCGTTGTTTGGTGGTAACAGCACGTGCACGTGCTTTTCTTTACCATCAGGTTGGTATCTTCCTTTTAAACAAGACTTCTAAGTTGGTGTTCTGCTTTGTGATTAAATCCTGCACGGACAATCCGTTTCGGtctgaatatatattttaattcatttcaGGTTAGACTACTTGTTGGCGTTCTCAAAGCTGTCGGTACTGGAAACTTAACAGTTCCGGATGGTAGGTACTCATACCAGTTTTCTCTTTTCATGTGTAGTAATAATATATTTCCATAAATACTTGACAATTTCTATGCACTGTTTTTGGCTTGTTGTACCATTTCAGTTGAAAGAATTTTGAATGCAAAGAATGTTGCAGCAGCAAGTCCAATGGCTCCGGCATGCGGTCTCTACCTGGGAAAGGTGAAGTACGATCTGC
It contains:
- the LOC123910489 gene encoding tRNA pseudouridine synthase A-like encodes the protein MTHQNPSTKHTVEFEESSDNNNRPSKISKIEYDGEEEEMKNQERKIQRYLMAIEYIGTRFFGSQKQLTDRTVVGVLEEAFCKFVGQPVSIICSSRTDAGVHALSNVCHVDIERISKRKPGQVLQPHEPAVVRRAVNHFLQKQHGDLMVIDVRCVPSDFHARYKAQERTYFYRLLSGPEPLSTLEKDRAWHVQEDLNLPAMQEACRVLVGHHDFSSFRATGCQAKSPIRSLDELSVVEVIQSPYFPSLMDRERQMKVTDDLHDCHSNSEAVIPLSSSARINEVQTTNEDVEFGKRRFHRCLVVTARARAFLYHQVRLLVGVLKAVGTGNLTVPDVERILNAKNVAAASPMAPACGLYLGKVKYDLPSS